Sequence from the Pseudomonas frederiksbergensis genome:
TTTCGGCGCCACTGCGCGCATGCGCGCCATCGACTTGTAGCTGGCGGCCGACAATGGGAAGAAGATCCCCTTGATCAGCATCGTCAGGAAGATAATCGACCAACCCCAGTTGCCGACAAGGCTGTGGATATGTTGCAGCAGCCAGAAGATGGGCTGGGCAATGAACCACAGGAAGCCGTAGTCGACAGTCAGTTCCAGGCCTGGGGACAACTCTTTCAGTACAGCCTGGCTCTTTGGACCGGCATACAGAATGGCGCTGGTTTCGACTTTCGCACCAGGCGCTGCCGTCAACGCGGGGCCGGTGTAACCGACGATGTAGTTGCCTTTGCTGTCCTTGCGGGTCTGGACGACGTTGCTTTCGCCTTTTTGCGGGATCCACGCGGTTACAAAGTAATGTTGCAACCAGGCAACCCAGCCACCTTGCACGGTTTCTTTCAGCTGGGCCTTGTCCATGTCTTTCATGGACACCTTTTTGTACGGCTCGGAACTTGTCCACAGGGCGGCGCCCAGGTAAGTCGCGGTACCGGTGGCGGTGCTGGAAGAAGGATCGTCGCTGGCGTCACGCTTGAGTTGCGCGAACATCGCGCCGGACCAAGGCTGGGCGCTCTGGTTGTCGATCAGGTAAGAGACGGTTACGTCGTACATCCCACGTTTCACCGTGAAACGCTTGATGTAGTTAACGCCGTCCTTGCTGAACTTCAGGTCCACGACCAGTTGGTCCTGACCGTCAGCCAGTTGATAAACCTTCTTCTCGGCGGAATAAACCGGACGACCGGCCGGGTTGGCGTCCGGACCGTTTGCGCCAATCAAGCCACTTTGGGCCAGATAAGTGCGCTCGTTGCCGTTGTCGAACAACTGGAACGGGATTTCCGGATGGTCCTGGCGACGTGGGTACAGCGGCAGCTTCAACTGGGCGACATCGCCACCTTGTGGATCGATCGCCAGGTCGAGCACATCTGTCTTGACTTGGATCAGATCCTTGCTTGCAGCCACGGGGGCTTCAGCTGGGGCGCTGGTATCGCTTGCCGCGCGCGGAACGTCGTCATTGCTGGCGGTATTATTGCCAGCTGCGGTGTCCGGCAGGCTCGGTGCGGTATTGCTGGCTGCAACATTCTGAGTCGGCAGGGCAGCCTGGCCATAGTCC
This genomic interval carries:
- the yidC gene encoding membrane protein insertase YidC, translated to MDIKRTILIVALAIVSYVMVLKWNQDYGQAALPTQNVAASNTAPSLPDTAAGNNTASNDDVPRAASDTSAPAEAPVAASKDLIQVKTDVLDLAIDPQGGDVAQLKLPLYPRRQDHPEIPFQLFDNGNERTYLAQSGLIGANGPDANPAGRPVYSAEKKVYQLADGQDQLVVDLKFSKDGVNYIKRFTVKRGMYDVTVSYLIDNQSAQPWSGAMFAQLKRDASDDPSSSTATGTATYLGAALWTSSEPYKKVSMKDMDKAQLKETVQGGWVAWLQHYFVTAWIPQKGESNVVQTRKDSKGNYIVGYTGPALTAAPGAKVETSAILYAGPKSQAVLKELSPGLELTVDYGFLWFIAQPIFWLLQHIHSLVGNWGWSIIFLTMLIKGIFFPLSAASYKSMARMRAVAPKLAALKEQHGDDRQKMSQAMMELYKKEKINPLGGCLPILVQMPVFLALYWVLLESVEMRQAPFMLWITDLSIKDPFFILPIIMGATMFIQQQLNPTPPDPMQAKVMKMMPIIFTFFFLWFPAGLVLYWVVNNVLSITQQWYITRKIEAATKKAEA